The following coding sequences lie in one Homo sapiens chromosome 11 genomic scaffold, GRCh38.p14 alternate locus group ALT_REF_LOCI_1 HG151_NOVEL_TEST genomic window:
- the OR9G1 gene encoding olfactory receptor 9G1 (The RefSeq protein has 5 substitutions compared to this genomic sequence), producing the protein MQRSNHTVTEFILLGFTTDPGMQLGLFVVFLGVYSLTVVGNSTLIVLICNDSCLHTPMYFFTGNLSFLDLWYSSVYTPKILVTCISEDKSISFAGCLCQFFFSAGLAYSECYLLAAVAYDRYVAISKPLLYAQAMSIKLCALLVAVSYCGGFINSSIITKKTFSFNFCRENIIDDFFCDLLPLVELACGEKGGYKIMMYFLLASNVICPAVLILASYLFIITSVLRISSSKGYLKAFSTCSSHLTSVTLYYGSILYIYALPRSSYSFDMDKIVSTFYTVVFPMLNLMIYSLRNKDVKEALKKLLP; encoded by the coding sequence ATGCAGAGGAGCAATCATACAGTGACTGAGTTTATACTGCTGGGCTTCACCACAGACCCAGGAATGCAGCTGGGCCTCTTCGTGGTGTTCCTGGGCGTGTACTCTCTCACTGTGGTAGGAAATAGCACCCTCATCGTGTTGATCTGTAATGACTCCCGCCTCCACACACCCATGTATTTTTTCATTGGAAATCTGTCGTTTCTGGATCTCTGGTATTCTTCTGTCTACACCCCAAAGATCCTAGTGACCTGCATCTCTGAAGACAAAAGCATCTCCTTTGCTGGCTGCCTGGGTCAGTTCTTCTTCTCTGCAGGGCTGGCCTATAGTGAGTGCTACCTGCTGGCTGCCGTGGCTTATGACCGCTACGTGGCCATCTCCAAGCCCCTGCTTTATGCTCAGGCCATGTCCATAAAGCTGTGTGCATTGCTGGTAGCAGTCTCATATTGTGGTGGCTTTATTAACTCTTCAATCATCACCAAGAAAACGTTTTCCTTTAACTTCTGCCGTGAAAACATCATTGATGACTTTTTCTGTGATTTGCTTCCCTTGGTGGAGCTGGCCTGTGGCGAGAAGGGCGGCTATAAAATTATGATGTACTTCCTGCTGGCCTCCAATGTCATCTGCCCCGCGGTGCTCATCCTGGCCTCCTACCTCTTTATCATCACCAGTGTCTTGAGGATCTCCTCCTCCCAGGGCCGCCTCAAAGCCTTCTCCACATGCTCCTCCCACCTGACCTCTGTCACTTTATACTATGGCTCCATTCTCTACATCTACGCTCTCCCCAGATCTAGCTATTCTTTTGATATGGACAAAATAGTTTCTACATTTTACACTGTGGTATTCCCCATGTTGAATCTCATGATCTACAGCCTAAGGAATAAGGATGTGAAAGAGGCTCTGAAAAAACTTCTCCCATAA
- the OR9G9 gene encoding olfactory receptor 9G9, with product MQRSNHTVTEFILLGFTTDPGMQLGLFVVFLGVYSLTVVGNSTLIVLICNDSHLHTPMYFVVGNLSFLDLWYSSVYTPKILVICISEDKSISFAGCLCQFFFSAGLAYSECCLLAAMAYDRYVAISKPLLYAQAMSIKLCALLVAVSYCGGFINSSIITKKTFSFNFCCENIIDDFFCDLLPLVKLACGEKGGYKFLMYFLLASNVICPAVLILASYLFIITSVLRISSSQGRLKAFSTCSSHLTSVTLYYGSILYIYALPRSSYSFDMDKIVSTFYTEVLPMLNPMIYSLRNKDVKEALKKLLP from the coding sequence ATGCAGAGGAGCAATCACACAGTGACTGAGTTTATACTGCTGGGCTTCACCACAGACCCAGGGATGCAGCTGGGCCTCTTCGTGGTGTTCCTGGGCGTGTACTCTCTCACTGTGGTAGGAAATAGCACCCTCATCGTGTTGATCTGTAATGACTCCCACCTCCACACACCCATGTATTTTGTCGTTGGAAATCTGTCGTTTCTGGATCTCTGGTATTCTTCTGTCTACACCCCAAAGATCCTAGTGATCTGCATCTCTGAAGACAAAAGCATCTCCTTTGCTGGCTGCCTGTGTCAGTTCTTCTTCTCTGCAGGGCTGGCCTATAGTGAGTGCTGCTTACTGGCTGCCATGGCTTATGACCGCTACGTGGCCATCTCCAAGCCCCTGCTTTATGCCCAGGCCATGTCCATAAAGCTGTGTGCATTGCTGGTAGCAGTCTCATATTGTGGTGGCTTTATTAACTCTTCAATCATCACCAAGAAAACGTTTTCCTTTAACTTCTGCTGTGAAAACATCATTGATGACTTTTTCTGTGATTTACTTCCCTTGGTGAAGCTGGCCTGTGGCGAGAAGGGCGGCTATAAGTTTCTGATGTACTTCCTGCTGGCCTCCAATGTCATCTGCCCCGCGGTGCTCATCCTGGCCTCCTACCTCTTTATCATCACCAGTGTCTTGAGGATCTCCTCCTCCCAGGGCCGCCTCAAAGCCTTCTCCACATGCTCCTCCCACCTGACCTCTGTCACTTTATACTATGGCTCCATTCTCTACATCTATGCTCTCCCTAGATCTAGCTATTCTTTTGATATGGACAAAATAGTTTCTACATTTTATACTGAGGTACTCCCCATGTTGAATCCCATGATCTACAGCCTAAGGAATAAGGATGTGAAAGAGGCTCTGAAAAAACTTCTCCCATAA